The Tenrec ecaudatus isolate mTenEca1 chromosome 9, mTenEca1.hap1, whole genome shotgun sequence genome window below encodes:
- the LOC142457217 gene encoding LOW QUALITY PROTEIN: heterogeneous nuclear ribonucleoprotein F-like (The sequence of the model RefSeq protein was modified relative to this genomic sequence to represent the inferred CDS: inserted 2 bases in 1 codon) yields the protein MMLGPEGGEGFVVKLRGLPWSWSIEDVQNFLSECKIHDGASGVHFIYTREGRQXGEAFVELESEDDVKMALKKDRESMGHRYIEVFKSHRTEMDWVLKHSGPNSADTANDGFVRLRGLPFGCTKEEIVQFFSGLEIMPNGITLPVDPEGKITGEAFVQFASQELAEKALGKHKERIGHRYIEVFKSSQEEVRTYSDPPLKFISVQRPGPYDRPGTARRYIGIVKQAGFDRMRSGAYSTGYGGYEEYSGLSDSYGFTTDLFGRDLSYCLSGMYDHRYGDSEFAVQSTTGHCVHMRGLPYKATENDIYNFFSPLNPVRVHIEIGPDGRVTGEADVEFGTHEEAVAAMSKDRANMQHRYIELFLNSTTGASNGAYNSQMIQGMGVSTQSTYTGLESQSVSGCYGAGYSGQLNSMGGYD from the exons ATGATGCTGGGTCCTGAGGGAGGTGAAGGTTTTGTGGTCAAGCTCCGAGGCTTGCCGTGGTCTTGGTCGATTGAGGATGTGCAGAATTTCCTCTCTGAATGCAAAATTCATGATGGCGCATCAGGTGTTCATTTCATCTACAccagagaagggagaca tggtgagGCTTTTGTTGAACTTGAATCAGAAGATGATGTAAAAATGGCCTTGAAGAAAGACAGAGAAAGCATGGGGCACCGCTATATTGAGGTATTCAAGTCCCACCGAACCGAAATGGACTGGGTGTTGAAGCACAGTGGTCCAAACAGTGCCGATACTGCCAACGATGGCTTCGTGCGCCTCCGAGGACTTCCATTTGGATGCACAAAGGAAGAAATTGTTCAGTTCTTCTCAGGGTTGGAAATTATGCCCAATGGTATCACTTTGCCAGTAGACCCCGAGGGCAAGATTACAGGAGAAGCCTTTGTGCAGTTTGCTTCACAGGAATTAGCGGAGAAGGCGCTAGGGAAGCATAAGGAAAGAATTGGGCACAGGTATATTGAAGTGTTTAAGAGCAGTCAGGAAGAAGTGAGAACATATTCTGATCCCCCTCTAAAGTTCATCTCTGTGCAGCGGCCAGGGCCCTATGACCGGCCTGGCACCGCTCGGAGATACATTGGCATTGTGAAACAAGCAGGCTTTGACAGGATGAGGTCTGGAGCCTATAGTACAGGCTATGGAGGTTATGAGGAGTATAGTGGCCTCAGCGATAGCTATGGTTTCACCACAGATCTATTTGGAAGAGATCTCAGTTATTGTCTGTCAGGAATGTATGACCACAGATACGGAGACAGTGAATTTGCTGTCCAGAGCACAACCGGACACTGTGTCCATATGAGGGGGCTACCATACAAAGCAACAGAGAATGACATTTATAATTTCTTCTCTCCACTTAATCCTGTGAGAGTACATATTGAGATTGGCCCTGATGGAAGAGTGACCGGTGAAGCAGATGTCGAGTTTGGCACTCATGAAGAAGCCGTGGCTGCAATGTCGAAAGACAGAGCCAATATGCAGCATAGATACATAGAGCTGTTCTTGAATTCAACCACAGGGGCCAGCAACGGGGCATATAATAGCCAAATGATACAGGGCATGGGGGTATCAACCCAGTCTACTTACACTGGCCTTGAGAGTCAGTCTGTGAGTGGCTGTTACGGGGCTGGCTATAGTGGTCAGCTAAACAGCATGGGTGGATATGACTAG